The Apostichopus japonicus isolate 1M-3 chromosome 1, ASM3797524v1, whole genome shotgun sequence DNA segment AATTCTTTTCACTAATCGGGGTATGTTGGCCCTTGATTTAAGACCTAGTTCCGATGTTTCATACCTCTTACCCTCGTATGAAATTAACTGAGAACACTGGTGTAATCAGATAGAGTAACGTCCTACTGGTTGATCATATGGCATCAAATACATGTTTCTGATCTTATCTTGAAACGTCTGATATCTTAACTTGATTGGGTAGCTACAATGGTTACCGCTTAATATGGCCTGGTATGTTGATAAAATTGAGCCACGATTTATTATTAAACAATggttaaatttgatttaatatGTTCTTAAATATGACTGTTCTATATAAGTAATAAAGACAACTATATATCTAATATCTGTTGATGTAAACAGTCCAGATTTGACATATCTGATCGTATCTTCGACAGCTGATGACCTTATTCCTGCTAATCTTGGACTTAAAGATCAACAGCTTGCTTTAAAGTGGGTGAACGAAAATATTGCAGGTGGGTACGGTTACTATGTTGATAGATAATTGGATGATGGAGAGTTCTTGGTAGCTCTGTTCAGCCACGTGAAAAGGAATGGCATAACTTACATGAAATCTATATTGTGAGGCCGAACACAAACGTGGGTGGGCAATGGGACGTGTGACATGCGTCATGCGTGATACGACACTCCAATAACAAAtcttgagtagaagaacccaattgattttggtgctcatctcatgaataataatgaggtcacggggtcaaacgtgaaaatctccaaatgctaataactccgcaaccgaaAGTCAGAATgtattcatacttggtattaatgtgttggtagatagtgggtacatggtaaataatatatgttaaagttgatattatgcatatttattacgggggcggggcttaagttgatttccactaaaatagcttgtaaacacggtaactgaacaacgacaagttggattgaagtcatactagGTACATATATacgccatagtgagtagaagagccctattgattttggtgctcatcttatgaatattaatgaggtcacagggtcaaatgtaaacattttcagaattgaatcatactttgtgtgaaggtgttggtagatagcgggtacatgataatgtatgttcaatgtgatattatgcacatttattatggggcagggcttgagttgatttttgctaaaaatagcttgtaaacatggtaagttaacatattttagtaggtaggtccagagtcagtgaaagaaccttgttgatcaaattaatcaacaatgacgaaagcttgggattataatctcaaatggcaaggaatcacaataagcccactggctttctggttagcttaagaaaaagaaaagtgggTACATGTTATTATTGACAAAAGGGGCATTTCTTATCAATGAAACGGATACTttccatattttcataaaaGTGATTGCATGTGACTCATGTAGTCTGCAATCCAAGTTGGCATCCGTTGGCTCTGAGTTCCGTCCCTCTTGATTAAGTAGTTGCGTGACTTACTGAGTTGCATGATGAAACACAAAGGAAGACGGCTTCTCCGCGAAAAGGAACGTGGATCAATATCTGTTCAAATAGTGACAAACACACTTGCATTTCGTTTGTACGACGAAATCATATACGTAAAGTATCGAACTAaattctttccaaaaaaaagttaacaagaaaatggaaaaacaagCTATTCTGACCTCATACTGATAATGGAATCGAAAGTATCAAGGTGAGTAGATGCGTATATCTTATTTGTTGATATTCATATCCTAAAATCAACTGGAGTAACAAAGATCTTGCTGGCTTATTTGTACCCTTGACAGCATTCGGTGGAGATCCAGAAATGGTAACCCTTGCTGGAATTAGTGCTGGTGCTGGTGCCGTCGGATTGCACATGTTATCTCCGGGTAGTAATGGACTATTTAAAAATGGTATCATGCAGGTGAGACGCCAGTGATTACACTATGTAACCAAAAAACATGTACTACTTATATATTAAATGCAGTAATCCCACAAGTATGCTCACCTTAAACAGAAATCATACTGACCATTCTAAAATTTCAGATGCTATTAATATGCTACGATAAAATTGATTAAGATGGAGACAtgcagtgttcgacttatggccaaaaaattgcatagcaacaaatttcgacaattgctatacaatatttttgttgcatagcagttccccaatattgaatagcagttttgaaattaccacaaaacggaccaaatgttggcgatcaatgtattaactagaaaatgtttgtttattattactatttatactagtgttgctacgataatcgttttcaatatcggtatcggccgatatttgcaatgtcggcagcatatcggtatcggtaaaattttgcctaattgccgataacagcaaaccgatattgaactttactttttaacagcagagctacctgtacttatttatacttgcaatgatttgttaatctgcccaagacgatccatttctttagcgtcagttaaattcagattcattttcgattaatatccatggaaacctgactcttcGTAACATTTAAAAACACTTCTatggcgcgcgaatataaccaatgaccttcgtgaaccttggcctacacacagcattagtgcagcatatatacactgtactaaccattcatttcctcaaaggcctccgtgaaaaccttgaacatgatgcatacagtaactgcacagttcagcagtgttggaaaaccttgttcaatttcccgtcaacacactgccgatttcccgccggtgttcgcctgcctagcacgcgtaacgtgcgagcataaaggcgtggtgtccaggggcccgtcttagggctatggtggggtcatggggtagaacccctcgcgGGGATCctggggcgaaagcccccgaaaattgttgtcattttttgcgatgtctggcgatgaaaaaattcgcagttgaggatgcaaaatactgacaactttttttatttaaattgtcacgaaactgatgaaaattttaaaatgacaagttaaagtagctatattatgttataaaatgaaaagagatttaatctgtctttcaatctttaaaaagtgcaacttacaaaacttcccatattatgaaacaaacaacgttcagcaaagccccgtttctagactgcctaacaatgaatagcgtgcactatgcgtacatttttacaactgcagtgtttaaccctatacccaactactgtaccacggtacatgtgctgcgaatttgcccaggtaccttcccaacactgtgagctcatcccctgtgtaacacctgtttgttaacatttttttggcacgctgccagggaaccttttagttacgtgagatccgtaaccgccgaggtggtcaggctatttgctttacacttaactatggtaggatattattttttcagggatttttttcgctatacggtccagtgaataagttgtacattgagtataaactcaataaattataacttctacattgtgatcgacagttcgtaagttaaggtttgagtgtttgctcccaaatctgactaggaatttgtatcgcacaaatcggcacaatgtgcgatgctgatttggaaacgtctcgcaagtttgtcgttttggatcgcattttgcgatgcgataccggaaaagtCGAACACTGGAGACATGtgcttttttttaattatcaaaCTTCATGATAGATCttaatatacatacaaaacCTTTGGAAAGAGCTGTGTGTTATACTTTCTTACTTATTTATTCTATGTTCAGAGTGGATCTCCGTTTGACATGAATGAGATCATAAGTGCTTCAGTGGAGGCAAAAAGGCAAGAGGTCAAAGCGTTTGCTAAATTGTTAGGATGCAGTCCAGAAGATACCCAAGATGATGTCAAGTTGTTAAACTGTCTTTTGGTCGCCCCAGCTGAGGAGGTTCTTAACAAAATAAACCATGTAAGTTCTCAAACAATCCGTATCTTGCCGTGCTCTCTCTTCCTTTCATAGACATTGTATGTAGTTTACAATTTAATTGAAATTGTGGTGAAAACTTTAGGACGTTGATGCCAATAATGGTTAACTTATTTGTCAGAGTATTTATAGCATCGAACTTTGTAACCTTGGTTTGAAGCCATTTGCCTGGCACACAGGGCATCATATGAATTAAATCAGCCCACAATAGCAGTACCTACCGTTAAAATATTGAATCACAAGCCTGTGGAATGTCTCACATATGACGAGTTTTCCTCGGCCAGTTGCTGTGATTTGCTCTCAAAATGATAATTGCCGCTGGTAAATTTATATTCTAACAATAACCACGTGCAGGCATATCGCTATAATTTGAGGAGCAAAGTAAGAGATAAGATTGTAAAAGGTAGATGTTATCGCCTCCacggaataaaaaaaaatcgtcaagAAAGCTCTTTGCCCTTCTGTTATCTTTAAATGCCAATGAACAAGACGCTACCGTCGTGGCACAACCACGCAAGACAAACGTTTGGTCAACTTACCAACGCGTTCCTACGTTTTTCTTCCCCAAACCTTACCACGGTAACCTACCGAATAAGAATGTTACTTAATGGCCACATGTCCTCTCCTCTTCCAACCGGTAATTTCGTACCACCTTTACCTTCGGTGATGGTTGtgtcagtatttgaaatgctttaATGCAGCATTTTGCTCTCATCATTTCCTTCTAGGTTGGTGCAGAGTTAGGGAACCCCCGATTGCTCCCACCTATTCCAATCATCGACGGAGATTTCCTCCCAGATCACCCTGTGACATTGGTAGAAGAAGGCAAGGTTTATGGAGAAAGTGCCATCATGGGTACTAGCGGCGATGAAGGGACTGTATTTCTCCACTCGTTGAATTTAGACAAAGAAGTGAGACCAGTAGTTAATTCTACAACTTTCGGTACTGCTATTTCTGTGCTCTACGGTGAATATATAGATCCGGCACTCTATGACCTCATCAAGTTAATCTATGCTCCAGACCATAGCGTCTTGCTTGATGAAAATCGAGACGATTTCTTTCACGAAGCATCACAATTCTTAGGTGATCGGACATTCATGTGCTCACAGTCCCAATTCGCAAGAGGATTATCTACTTCCATGAATGTGTATCGACATACTATGACGTACGTCCCCTCTAAGAACGTTATGGACATCAAATGGGCGGGAGCTGGCCATGGCGACGATTGTCAATATGTTTGGGGTTTCGTTTTTGAAGAAGAAGACAGGAATCTTTTCAAAGATGAGGAAAAAGAACTATCACGAAAAGCGATGAATTACTATGCGAATTTTTTACGAACAGGGTAAGACAGCAAATTAATACGTGTCACATTTATGCACATCAATGTGGTCTAATAGATCCATGAACTGTACACAGGAGATCATCACTTAACAAAAGTTGGCAAACATTATCGGAGGCTGAACAGATTTTTGCGACTTTCTAGTTTGGGGTTGTGCTTGCAAAACTTAAAAGCGAGTGGGAGCAAGTATATGTTGTCAAATGACCTCGAGGTTTGTAATATTTCCGCAAACCAGTGGCCGGCCCTGCCATAATACCTCGTTACATAACCATATAACTTTGCCAGAATGATTCATTTTGTGATGATATTataacttcaattttcattcGTGCAGAGATCCGAACGCACCAAAGGTTGGCGAAGATTCGTCACTTCCGGTTTGGCCTAAGTTTACCAAAGGAGAAGAATTGTTTAAAGATTTTACTCCCGCTTTGAACAATGTTCATATGAAGAGAAGTGAATGTTACttcaaagaacatgttttgcCGCCCTTGAACGAAGCATTCAGTAAGTAATGTCATTGAGATCTTTCTGATTTAATCTTCTTTAGAGGAATCTTCAATAAGaacgaagaaagaaaagagaccACGTTTGCTTACCATCTCACGAAACAAATTATACTGCAAGATGTGGAAAGGGGACTGGTAGCAGTAGTACGTATAAGAGTAGAGGTATATGCACTCAATTTTAGCTTGAGCTAAATTTATAAAATGCTTTCTCAGCGCTTGCTCGTGGATACAATCAATTTGACCATAGGATATAGGAACGATTTCGATGAAGGGTTATCTACAGTGAATCCAGAACGAGTCATGCATTGCAACAATTACGATTCTAATCCCTTACTATGTATATAGTGACCCttattgaattttattttctcttgtcGGTGCTCTTCACATTATATATACCATGCATGTCGTCTAACGCAGGACAACGGTAGGTAGTATACGAGGACATTGTTTCCTTTCAGAAGTATTTCACTTTTtatggttttgttttattttattgtactgTTCGGTAACACTTCGATTCGCAATAATTTTTGTTTGGTTTAATTGCAGAAGAATTACAAGAATTGAGACAGAAGAACGATGAAAAGTCAAAATGGTCTGAAGAGGGGCAATGTGAAGGAGAGTCTTGTCATCAAGATCAACCCCCAGTTGAAAATAAACCATGAAAAAGTCAGCTTTTTTTTGGGTGAACACATCTCTTGCGGAGACACAACTTAAGTCACTGACAATAACAAACGTCTTTCGTGTAACTAGGCTTATTTGATTCGACAGGGATACGAAACTAAATATATTATCATCCGTACTGAGGatacaccattttttttttacaaatatagTTTCTGCAGAAGTGTGATTCAATACTTTAACATTGTGATTTTGATACTAGAACAGTGATCAACCGTACGTTTTGTATGTAAGATTTAGAATGATGTTTCGTCCCGGGTTTGTGCAGCAACAATTCATCTCCGGATGTTCTAAACTACTTTTAAAGCCATCGATGGGGAAAATACTACAATGGTCTTGAATATTCCACCTTGTATAGATGAAGTGATTTGACAACTGTATGCTTCAATACCATTTGGTCCAGTATCAGAACGTTTTCTCGAAGGATTTATTGATACTGAAGACAAACTGTCTTTTCAAGTCGCAAGATATCACAGAACCTAGATATTCAATCGTGACTTTCCACTAGGATGATTTCAAGTGTATATTTAATCGGGGATATTCTAAACGAGTTCACTCCAAGGGTTTACATTAGCTTTGATAAATTTGGGCATTTTCCTATAAGAACGTGTTTACTAGTGAATGTTTTAAGATTTCGACGGCAACTTAACTTGGTAGtatcatatatatgcatttcATAGTATACATTGTAAGAGGACGAAGTGTTGCACGGAATGCTTCTTTTGTCATTGAGTAACGAGGTAAGGGTACGGTATGGTTAATTGGTATAAggtcatatatgtatattatcgTAAATAATGCCCGACCTGCACTCCCTGTGATTCCGTACACTGCGTATCTGATAAAGGACTTTTGAGATAATCATGTCATAGTGATGGTTTGTCAATACCTATTCAGTCTATAGGAATGTGTATTAGTCGACATATCGACATTATTATTGCTAGAAAGAATTTGGTACAGACTTAAATCTCATAGGTGCAGTATTTGAGTTTTTGTGACTGAAAAGTATTCAATAAAGCGTTCGTGATTACCTTTGCAAATTCTTTGTAACATCATGTCGATATCGTGAGGCGCATCCACAAAATGTACGTGGACCGTTCAAATGCATTTAGGCTTAGCCCCCCTCCGTCAGTCGAATCTGCAAAACCTGCTAAGGTTGGGTAGCGTTTTAACAACATGTGTTGGGCATAATGCACgcatatatattaattttaagtgcCCCGATAAACGTGTTATTAATGACCAAGTATATTCGCATTAATGCtgcatatattttattcatgaagTGCATACCTCTATCACGTTAccaattatgcaaatttatttcCTCTCATCAATGGTGATGTTTAACCTGCCAAGATTTACGTCGTTTAAGTGGAGTAATGAAGTAATGTTGACAATGAGAATGTGCTCGGTGATCATGAAAACACAGATTTCAACGCAAGAAaacttaaagaaatatatagtaGTGGTTGCCTGTGAATGCCTACCATTTAATGATGAATGTAGTGTCGGTCCCCGGGAACAAACCTAACCATCACAAAGTAACTTAATTGACAGACAGGTaaatgcaagggcgtaggaaccggggggctgggtgggcgccagccccccagtgaaaaatatgtaggggcggaagtatcattccgcccccctcccccgcttcgcaagtcagaaaacccctttttcatttccaaatgagaacaaaatctcatttggagcaccaaattgcatctaaggccaggtgaaaatgcaaaattatatacaaaatggagtgggtgtccccctccccaaggccggccatcagtcttcagcccccactcaaaagtaccttcctatgccactggGTAAATACAACGACAACTATATAACGTTAATCAAATCCTTGGTCTGCATTGGAATGTAGCACGATTGGCTATTATATTGAATGAATAACATTCAAATTAAGTCATCAACATATGAATAGTAAAAGATCCTTATTAATTGAAACAACGTACTCAACACTGACCAATATTATAACATCCGTAAATGCATGCACTGtctttcattctttgtttttatttggattccttgtttgttttttataggatttttttttggggggggggggggttgttaatCATTATCGGTAGACGGTTTGTTCGATATATTTAACATGAGAACTTACCATTGTTAAAATTGCAGAATAAACTACAAGAATCAATACAGCAGAGAGATGAAAAATCTCAGGCTTAATATTCTGCAGGCCGAATATAAGACatgtaaaataattgtattaCACTTCTCAGTCGCGGGGAGATAATTTACACTTTTCGAGTTCTGATTTCATACCGCGAATGGAAGAAGGAATtaccatttgaaatatgttcctaCGATGTTAAGATGAATAATAATTATAGTAAAAATAGTTATAATAACATTTAGGAAGCGCcacatctataaaaaaaaaaagtatcatgTTGCGCTGTACACTAAAAGAAGaatagagaaaaacaaaatgaagaaaacgcATAagagatacaaaaaaaaaaaacagaacagatAAGACGTTGAAAGCATGCTTGGAAAGATATGTTTTTAGTTTACATTTAAAATGACCAATGGAGGTGGTTGCAAATACTTTCAATTTATTACATTAATGCACTTTctaatatttttatgaaaataaccCACACGGGATAATATTGAAAAACGGGTCGTGTGAACTTTTTCCGAAAACAAATACGACATTTCCGGAAGATAAGAGGAGATTCCAAATtccaaatattttgttaaaataagTGGCAGCTAAGACGGTTTTGGCAAAAGTTATTTTTAATGTACTAACCAGCATTTCAGTGTACTACTCTACTAAAAGTCAACAGCAAATTTCTTCAGAAACGTGAATAATTTGCATTCCATAAAGACCAAATACAGATAATGAGATTATGAAATATCAATATGAAGACTGTTGGAAAACTTTGTCTATTGAACGAAAATCTGAAACTACGTGAAATAAAAATCATGACAATTTTTGTGTGTTTACAAAGTCAATATTTATTAACAGAAATGAACTATTCAGCATTTTTAGAGGAaaaattaacattatatatGCGCGAATGGAAAAGAATGTCCAAAATTTTAATCTGTTCTAAAGCACACTAAAGTTGAAACAGTATGTGACGGAGCAAACCTAAACATGTTTTTACTttgatatgaataataaatgaacaTAACTGAATTGAGCGCTGTTGATTTATGGTTCACAAGGGACTCTTCACAAACTCGAGCGTTTTACGTCCAAAGTCAATGGGTGTAAAATTGTCAAAGTTGACTTGCTTGACGGACCCCTGGTCCCTTGCACCTATAAAACAAGGGAATTAGCCCGGTGAGGGTGTTGTGATATATTTCGTATACACCCTCTAAACGTTGTATAAATTTGGTAGCGAAAGGCGTTTTCCCGTGGGGGAGGGAATTTTGTCAACCTCTCAGTGATCACGGACTTAGGTTTTTTTTAGATTAGTTATACGTGCAGTCAATGAGAGATTTTAGACTCAGTCGAGATTTGTGTACTACTGCTTGAAATTTAGCCTCTGTTAGCGCTATATCCCTTACTGATGTGTTTAGACTGGCTATGAAACGATCCATCGCGTAAATACTAGCACTTTGTACTAACCTACCGTACTACCCCCATACACGATAGCGTAGTGATACTTGCGTAGCAGCTTGTGCCTAGT contains these protein-coding regions:
- the LOC139980010 gene encoding acetylcholinesterase-like; this encodes MSRLKLAAFLLCVFVVSPVRSADDQQPKVTLKDGTELVGIYDEFHSDDLPAHAKLEIYYGIPYAEPPVGDLRFKNPVARGKLESPFSATEVGKSCVQMDPKLTEIPLTNEEMSEDCLFLDVTVPHPRPEKAPVVFGIHGGGFTIGAGNMPYASFRPTVAYGNAIVVTMNYRLGVFGFLTTADDLIPANLGLKDQQLALKWVNENIAAFGGDPEMVTLAGISAGAGAVGLHMLSPGSNGLFKNGIMQSGSPFDMNEIISASVEAKRQEVKAFAKLLGCSPEDTQDDVKLLNCLLVAPAEEVLNKINHVGAELGNPRLLPPIPIIDGDFLPDHPVTLVEEGKVYGESAIMGTSGDEGTVFLHSLNLDKEVRPVVNSTTFGTAISVLYGEYIDPALYDLIKLIYAPDHSVLLDENRDDFFHEASQFLGDRTFMCSQSQFARGLSTSMNVYRHTMTYVPSKNVMDIKWAGAGHGDDCQYVWGFVFEEEDRNLFKDEEKELSRKAMNYYANFLRTGDPNAPKVGEDSSLPVWPKFTKGEELFKDFTPALNNVHMKRSECYFKEHVLPPLNEAFKELQELRQKNDEKSKWSEEGQCEGESCHQDQPPVENKP